The Streptomyces sp. NBC_01353 genome contains a region encoding:
- a CDS encoding DUF5703 family protein, which produces MPEYEFVDVYVPRGVSRKEATRLLTDHAEYGHWELDRLSLHRDGSRRVRLRRRIIRQVRATW; this is translated from the coding sequence ATGCCGGAATACGAATTTGTCGACGTGTACGTGCCGCGCGGCGTCTCCCGCAAGGAGGCGACGCGGCTTCTGACCGACCATGCCGAGTACGGGCACTGGGAGTTGGACCGACTGAGCCTGCACCGGGACGGCAGCCGTCGGGTGCGGCTGCGCCGGCGCATCATCCGTCAGGTCCGCGCCACCTGGTGA